One window of Atribacter laminatus genomic DNA carries:
- a CDS encoding DUF362 domain-containing protein, whose amino-acid sequence MVKGTAAIIATEWSLIAALMRWFHDKLNIHYYQMALGEASTSTFLVAELFGKTFGQTMTTEALFEGKIFDIYGGWGFYFVRKYLADRHPSSHQDDPMKGFEDSVTGNYLPPGQAKDKLMVYDLNKIHNDPSRGRTVVVPNGANFKEITLHKVIIGGDLDNAEDLRNYPGCVLVNVPKHKIHAQDLLTNAIKNLGIGLYPTLCAFEGDKNAETWKYSYPAQTLPTYKGKLPHCPWMLKIDEKTNLPVKDKNGEYIAIKTAGMPGTQSDVMMMPVFGRFMGRLFSMQIKLSTQVGIPETVMKGQPIQTH is encoded by the coding sequence ATGGTGAAAGGTACCGCAGCTATCATAGCTACTGAATGGTCCTTGATTGCTGCTTTGATGCGGTGGTTCCACGATAAGCTCAATATTCACTACTACCAAATGGCATTAGGAGAAGCCTCAACATCAACTTTTCTCGTTGCCGAACTATTTGGGAAGACATTTGGACAAACGATGACCACTGAGGCATTATTTGAAGGAAAAATCTTTGATATATATGGTGGCTGGGGGTTTTATTTTGTCAGAAAGTATCTTGCCGACCGTCATCCTTCTTCTCATCAAGACGACCCCATGAAGGGATTTGAGGACAGTGTTACCGGAAATTATCTCCCACCAGGACAAGCCAAAGATAAGTTAATGGTCTATGATTTAAATAAAATCCATAATGACCCATCGAGAGGAAGAACAGTCGTTGTTCCCAATGGTGCCAATTTCAAAGAGATCACTCTTCATAAAGTAATCATAGGAGGTGATCTAGATAATGCTGAAGACCTGCGAAATTATCCTGGCTGTGTTTTAGTTAATGTACCCAAGCACAAGATCCATGCTCAAGACCTTTTAACCAACGCCATTAAAAACCTGGGCATCGGTCTTTATCCAACCCTCTGTGCCTTTGAGGGTGACAAAAACGCTGAGACCTGGAAATATTCCTATCCAGCTCAAACTTTGCCAACCTATAAAGGAAAATTACCTCATTGTCCTTGGATGCTCAAAATTGATGAAAAGACCAATCTGCCGGTGAAGGATAAAAACGGTGAATACATTGCCATTAAGACAGCCGGTATGCCTGGAACTCAATCGGATGTCATGATGATGCCAGTCTTTGGTCGATTTATGGGAAGGCTTTTCAGTATGCAGATAAAGCTTTCAACTCAGGTGGGTATACCGGAAACCGTGATGAAGGGACAACCGATCCAAACGCATTAA
- a CDS encoding histidine kinase N-terminal 7TM domain-containing diguanylate cyclase codes for MIEYNYLFSIVCLVTATLAITLSFLSFWFSRFTPHARPLGFLLLFSGIYAFGYAFEIMKADPEWFFLWLRVEYFGLSFIAGSFLWLSIEFTGSFKTHKPVILVVLVGVSLFFLIVVLTNNFHHLYYSSIEVDYRGLFPTAALGRGIFYILNILWFIVSFLLSFILCLHHFFQTTAILRKRALAMVIAVIVCLVNYLIYILKVIPWSLDIGPLIISINGFILSIAITRLAFLNISPIAREQVFESMQDGVAVTDPQGRILDFNVAAHHIFPNLIQENIGHHLPTLVPELKPYLSTENISRYNPLSIQKDDAVLFYEARKISIKNKQNKKIGMALYIREFTEQYKLLQKLHEYAEKDWLTGIWNRRKWMNLAKTELKRAKRYGRPLTIAYLDIDHFKLVNDNLGHEGGDTVLIQLVKNISSQLRENDIFGRIGGEEFIILFPELDKEKAQMVTQRLLMTVCQEEIIACEQKVKVTISIGATFWDGDKKESLEELIQKADKALYMSKAAGRNRATFI; via the coding sequence TTGATCGAATATAATTACCTTTTCAGTATTGTCTGTCTTGTTACTGCCACTCTTGCCATTACTTTGAGTTTCTTATCTTTCTGGTTTTCTCGATTCACGCCCCATGCACGACCTTTGGGGTTTCTGCTTCTTTTTTCAGGTATTTATGCCTTTGGATATGCTTTTGAAATCATGAAAGCCGACCCTGAGTGGTTTTTTTTATGGCTTCGTGTGGAATATTTTGGACTTTCTTTTATAGCCGGATCTTTTCTCTGGTTAAGCATTGAGTTCACTGGAAGCTTTAAAACCCATAAACCTGTGATTCTCGTTGTTCTTGTTGGAGTATCTCTTTTTTTTCTCATTGTGGTCTTAACCAACAATTTCCACCATCTTTACTACTCTTCTATCGAAGTCGATTATCGCGGTCTTTTTCCAACCGCTGCTTTAGGAAGGGGTATCTTTTACATCCTTAACATCCTATGGTTTATCGTTTCATTTCTGCTAAGCTTCATTCTATGTTTACATCACTTTTTTCAAACCACAGCTATTCTTCGGAAACGAGCTCTTGCTATGGTCATTGCGGTAATTGTATGTCTTGTCAATTATCTTATTTATATTTTAAAGGTAATCCCCTGGAGCTTAGATATCGGCCCCTTGATTATATCCATTAATGGATTTATCTTGAGTATCGCCATTACCCGATTAGCATTTCTCAACATCTCTCCCATTGCCCGAGAGCAAGTATTTGAAAGCATGCAGGATGGAGTGGCGGTAACTGACCCTCAAGGAAGAATTCTTGATTTTAACGTTGCAGCGCATCATATATTTCCTAATCTTATCCAAGAAAACATTGGACACCATTTGCCCACTTTAGTCCCAGAATTAAAACCCTATCTCTCAACAGAAAACATCTCGAGATATAATCCACTTTCAATTCAAAAAGATGATGCCGTTCTATTTTATGAAGCAAGAAAGATTTCAATTAAAAATAAACAAAACAAAAAGATTGGAATGGCTTTATATATTCGAGAATTTACAGAACAATATAAACTGCTTCAAAAATTACACGAATATGCTGAAAAAGATTGGTTAACTGGTATTTGGAATCGAAGGAAATGGATGAATCTTGCTAAGACCGAACTTAAACGGGCAAAACGCTATGGCAGACCTTTGACTATTGCCTATCTAGATATTGATCATTTTAAATTAGTCAACGATAATTTAGGACACGAGGGAGGAGATACGGTTCTCATTCAATTGGTGAAAAATATTTCATCACAATTGAGAGAAAATGACATTTTCGGTCGAATAGGCGGAGAAGAGTTTATCATTCTCTTCCCTGAGTTGGATAAGGAAAAAGCTCAAATGGTAACTCAACGCCTTCTTATGACTGTATGTCAGGAAGAAATCATTGCCTGTGAACAAAAAGTGAAAGTGACCATCAGCATTGGTGCTACCTTCTGGGATGGAGATAAAAAGGAATCACTGGAAGAACTCATTCAAAAGGCCGATAAAGCTCTCTATATGTCAAAAGCTGCCGGTCGAAACCGGGCTACTTTTATTTAG
- a CDS encoding transposase, giving the protein MQSVAPGLVDLVKNVDSRWYLHFLTCRPSLRSLATMRKESLLKIKGVGKKYAAVIASWQKEAHFSIDVDLVSSMIIEDAKRILALMEAIATIENEFEPLCEQSDLARTIGSIPGFGPISSAELAGEIDDLSRFPQDMSLALYLGMAPLDNSSGKKEGCKVAKSVNTRTKAAMMVAVAHHSWQVEESKRYYEKKRLEGKKHNQAIRSLGRHLVRVIWSLIKEKRFYEIREENERNILKMA; this is encoded by the coding sequence TTGCAATCAGTCGCTCCGGGGTTAGTTGATTTGGTGAAAAATGTTGATAGTCGCTGGTATCTCCATTTTCTCACCTGCCGTCCTTCACTGCGAAGTCTCGCTACCATGCGGAAAGAGAGTCTCCTCAAGATTAAAGGAGTCGGGAAAAAGTATGCTGCAGTAATCGCTTCCTGGCAAAAAGAAGCTCATTTTTCTATTGATGTTGACTTGGTCAGTTCCATGATCATTGAGGATGCCAAACGCATACTAGCGCTTATGGAAGCCATTGCAACCATTGAAAACGAATTCGAGCCTCTCTGCGAACAATCAGATCTGGCTAGAACCATCGGAAGTATTCCTGGTTTTGGACCAATTTCTTCAGCTGAACTAGCTGGTGAAATTGACGATCTCAGTCGTTTTCCGCAAGATATGAGCTTAGCTTTGTACCTAGGAATGGCACCACTTGATAATAGTTCAGGGAAAAAAGAAGGCTGTAAAGTTGCCAAATCAGTGAATACTCGAACTAAAGCAGCAATGATGGTTGCGGTGGCTCATCATTCTTGGCAAGTCGAAGAATCAAAGCGATACTATGAGAAAAAACGATTAGAAGGGAAAAAGCATAATCAGGCTATCCGATCACTGGGGAGACATCTGGTGAGGGTTATTTGGTCACTCATAAAAGAAAAGCGCTTCTATGAAATCCGAGAAGAAAACGAGAGAAATATTTTAAAAATGGCTTGA
- a CDS encoding DUF433 domain-containing protein, whose amino-acid sequence MENDLWRDHIVINPKVMMGKPVIRGTRLTVQFILGLLAHGTTINEIIEEYPSLTKEDIFACLFFASKALETTEFIPIQLEVG is encoded by the coding sequence ATGGAAAATGATCTTTGGCGAGATCATATCGTTATCAACCCAAAGGTAATGATGGGTAAACCCGTAATTCGTGGTACTCGCCTAACCGTCCAATTTATCTTAGGTCTTCTTGCTCATGGTACAACGATAAATGAGATCATTGAGGAATATCCAAGCTTAACCAAAGAGGATATTTTTGCCTGCTTATTCTTTGCTTCCAAAGCTTTGGAAACAACTGAATTTATTCCTATTCAATTAGAGGTTGGATGA
- a CDS encoding DUF5615 family PIN-like protein: MRFLLDECVGPVVARWLQNLNHDVISIYDTNRGIADQQVLQKAVREKRILITNDKDFGDMVIRKKKKHCGIILLRLEDERSSNKVAVLTNLFEKYSDDLSDAFVVVSESGVRIIKNK, encoded by the coding sequence GTGCGTTTTCTTCTGGATGAATGCGTTGGTCCTGTTGTAGCCCGATGGCTTCAAAATCTAAACCATGATGTGATTTCAATATATGATACCAACCGAGGCATAGCTGATCAGCAGGTACTTCAAAAGGCGGTTCGTGAAAAACGGATTCTGATAACCAATGATAAAGATTTTGGAGATATGGTAATTCGTAAAAAGAAAAAGCATTGTGGTATTATTTTACTTCGCTTAGAAGATGAAAGGTCATCTAATAAAGTAGCTGTTCTTACAAATTTGTTTGAAAAATATAGTGACGATCTTTCTGATGCTTTTGTAGTGGTTAGTGAAAGTGGAGTTCGTATCATAAAGAATAAATAA
- a CDS encoding type II toxin-antitoxin system RelE family toxin: MVLYKILWKKSAEKDLKNIPHKLINRIIEVIDSLSKNPLPPRVRKITGSVNLYRLRIGDYRIIYEVNSNIKNVMIIYIRNRKDVYK, from the coding sequence ATGGTCTTATATAAAATTTTATGGAAAAAGTCTGCTGAAAAAGATCTCAAAAACATTCCCCATAAACTTATTAATCGGATCATTGAGGTTATTGATAGCTTATCAAAAAATCCACTTCCACCTCGAGTTCGGAAGATAACTGGTTCTGTAAACCTTTATCGATTAAGAATTGGAGATTATCGTATTATATATGAAGTAAACAGTAATATAAAAAATGTAATGATAATCTATATCCGAAACCGTAAAGATGTTTACAAATAG
- a CDS encoding GGDEF domain-containing protein, with the protein MYTNTHDQRDTSHKKKSSTYRFHDLFVKEVWAINYFRIQLIIKFLIAIFAALLLFDVVFDQYPVLFFIHLSAIGCSLLYWGMTALAKKKRLNDSIHWQMAFVLSYCFLIVTALGFTALFYYVKDLIIYILPVFAVGLFVLLSPKHSFIFLATTHSVFVIASILGNSDTYLMVRNIANSSIAVILVLVFMRLTFQMKQHEFEQRIIIEERTAELETINQRLHELAATDELTGLPNRRVFMQSLEREMERAHRYKQSFSVMFLDLDNFKHINDTLGHSARDAALRQFASVLKSSLRDSDMPGRMGGEEFGIILPNTDLKNGALLAERLRQNVEKSTVLYQGKKITFTASIGVAAYSEEISNIDELLRKVDEALYEAKAEGRNCIVQKA; encoded by the coding sequence GTGTACACAAATACTCATGACCAACGAGACACCAGTCACAAAAAAAAGAGTTCGACATATCGTTTTCATGACCTTTTTGTCAAGGAAGTTTGGGCAATAAATTACTTTCGCATTCAGCTTATTATAAAATTTCTTATTGCGATTTTTGCCGCTCTTTTACTTTTTGACGTGGTCTTCGACCAATACCCCGTGCTCTTTTTCATTCACCTATCAGCAATTGGATGTTCGTTGCTGTACTGGGGAATGACAGCGCTGGCAAAGAAGAAGAGGCTCAATGATTCGATCCATTGGCAGATGGCTTTTGTCCTTTCTTACTGCTTTCTGATTGTAACGGCGCTCGGTTTTACTGCTCTTTTCTATTATGTCAAAGATCTCATAATCTACATATTGCCTGTCTTTGCCGTGGGATTGTTTGTCCTATTGAGCCCAAAGCACTCATTCATATTTCTCGCTACAACTCATTCGGTTTTTGTTATAGCCTCCATTCTTGGAAACTCTGATACCTACCTCATGGTGAGGAACATAGCGAATTCATCCATCGCAGTCATCTTGGTTTTGGTTTTTATGAGATTAACCTTCCAAATGAAACAGCATGAATTTGAACAACGGATCATCATTGAAGAACGCACCGCTGAACTGGAAACAATCAACCAAAGGTTGCACGAGCTGGCCGCGACCGATGAATTGACCGGCCTTCCAAATCGCAGGGTTTTTATGCAATCCCTCGAACGAGAAATGGAACGTGCACATCGCTATAAACAATCCTTTTCCGTTATGTTCTTGGATCTGGATAACTTCAAGCATATCAATGATACGCTGGGTCATTCCGCGAGAGATGCGGCTTTAAGACAGTTTGCGTCCGTATTAAAAAGCAGCTTGCGTGATTCAGATATGCCGGGACGCATGGGTGGTGAAGAGTTTGGAATTATCCTTCCCAACACAGATCTTAAAAATGGAGCTCTTTTAGCTGAAAGACTAAGGCAAAATGTGGAAAAAAGTACCGTCCTTTACCAGGGTAAGAAGATAACGTTCACCGCAAGTATTGGTGTGGCAGCGTACAGCGAGGAGATATCCAACATTGACGAATTATTGAGGAAAGTGGATGAAGCTCTGTATGAAGCCAAAGCAGAAGGGAGAAACTGCATCGTTCAAAAAGCCTAA
- a CDS encoding carbohydrate ABC transporter permease: MKGDRSKTYLITISAIAILLIYLFPVIWMAATSFRFDQDAWSYPPKIFSKFTLSQYVNLFKTRPIGMYFRNSFSVTTISVLFSMVLGIPAAFALARFKIRRKKDISFWLLSQLMLPPIAAVVPYYLFMKQLGLLQTRTSLILVYSTFNIPFIIWMMTTFFEGLPREIEEAALIDGCSIGKLFWRVVIPLSVNGIASAVLFCVITSWNEFLYALTLAGLDSYTLPVSVMTFWTDKHVYWGQILAIGILQATPIVILGILIQKFIISGLTLGAVKE, encoded by the coding sequence ATGAAAGGTGACCGATCAAAAACTTATTTAATAACCATATCAGCGATAGCTATTTTATTGATTTATTTGTTTCCGGTAATTTGGATGGCTGCTACATCATTTCGCTTTGACCAGGATGCCTGGAGTTATCCTCCAAAGATATTTTCTAAGTTCACATTGAGTCAATATGTTAATTTGTTTAAGACTCGACCAATTGGGATGTATTTTCGTAATAGCTTTTCTGTTACTACCATAAGCGTTCTTTTTTCCATGGTACTTGGTATTCCTGCCGCTTTTGCTCTGGCCAGGTTTAAAATTCGACGGAAAAAAGACATATCTTTTTGGTTACTGAGTCAGCTTATGCTTCCCCCAATTGCAGCCGTTGTTCCCTATTATCTTTTCATGAAACAGCTTGGTCTCCTCCAAACCAGAACTTCACTTATTTTAGTTTATAGTACTTTTAATATCCCATTTATTATCTGGATGATGACAACTTTTTTTGAAGGCTTACCAAGAGAAATCGAAGAAGCTGCTTTAATTGATGGGTGTTCAATTGGGAAACTTTTTTGGAGAGTTGTTATCCCTTTGTCGGTTAATGGCATAGCATCGGCTGTGCTCTTCTGTGTTATCACTTCCTGGAATGAATTTCTCTATGCTTTAACTTTAGCCGGTTTAGATAGCTATACTCTGCCAGTATCAGTTATGACTTTCTGGACCGACAAACACGTTTATTGGGGCCAAATTCTTGCCATTGGCATTTTGCAAGCAACTCCAATAGTTATTCTAGGCATACTCATTCAAAAGTTTATTATCAGCGGTCTTACCTTAGGGGCAGTAAAAGAATAA
- a CDS encoding carbohydrate ABC transporter permease has translation MIKMKPNLTPYFLLLPALIVLFVIVIYPFLYSLYTSFHYWYLASPKPPVFVGLKNYIDILTSSEMRFSFFITVRFFVISIAMQMLIGLGLGFFLNNKYLLWPKLFRSLFIVPMMIAPAVVATVWRMMYHPSYGVLTYIASMFGVNDIGWIQKPGIALYSISLVEIWQWSPFIALITLAGLQTLPASILEAARVDGATTSQLFWNVKLPLMRPFIALAFIMRFIFSFRVFESFRIITKGGPGTATDVLMHKLYLKGFQYMMIGEASALAFLILAVISILAMASFTWLFPSLKPGGELK, from the coding sequence ATGATTAAAATGAAACCCAATTTAACTCCCTATTTTCTTCTTTTACCGGCACTAATTGTTCTCTTTGTTATCGTCATTTACCCTTTTCTATATTCTCTTTATACGAGTTTTCACTACTGGTATTTAGCATCCCCAAAACCACCGGTTTTCGTAGGATTAAAGAATTATATTGACATTCTTACCAGTAGTGAAATGCGTTTTTCTTTTTTTATTACCGTTCGGTTTTTTGTTATTTCAATCGCAATGCAAATGTTAATTGGTTTGGGTCTCGGATTCTTTTTAAATAACAAATATCTGCTTTGGCCAAAACTTTTCCGTTCTCTTTTTATCGTTCCTATGATGATAGCTCCGGCAGTCGTAGCTACGGTTTGGAGAATGATGTATCATCCGAGTTATGGGGTTCTAACTTATATAGCAAGCATGTTTGGTGTTAATGATATCGGTTGGATTCAAAAGCCTGGGATTGCTTTATACTCAATCAGCTTGGTTGAAATATGGCAATGGTCACCTTTTATAGCACTTATTACTCTCGCGGGATTACAAACCCTACCAGCTAGCATACTCGAAGCTGCTCGGGTCGATGGAGCAACAACATCACAATTATTTTGGAATGTTAAGCTTCCTCTGATGCGACCTTTCATTGCTTTAGCCTTTATTATGCGTTTTATCTTTAGCTTCCGAGTGTTTGAAAGCTTTCGAATCATTACCAAAGGCGGACCAGGCACCGCTACAGATGTTTTGATGCACAAACTCTATCTAAAAGGTTTTCAATATATGATGATCGGCGAAGCATCTGCTCTTGCCTTTCTTATCCTGGCTGTTATTTCCATCCTTGCCATGGCTTCCTTTACTTGGTTATTCCCCTCATTAAAACCAGGAGGTGAATTAAAATGA